GAGAACGACCGGCTGCGCGGCCTGCTCGGCTTGGGCGCCCGCCTGGGTTACGGCTTTGTGACGGCGGAAGTGCTCCACCAGTCGGGCATCACGGACGGACTCACGCTGGTGCTTTCGGCCGGCCGCGAGGAGGGCGTCGAGGCGCTCTCGCCGGTGGTGACGGCGGAAGGGCTGGTCGGGATGGTGCGGGCCGTGGACGCTCACACGAGCGTGGCGCTCGCGTGGACGCACCCGGACTTCCGTGCCAGTGCGATGGTCGAGGGGCAGCGGATCTTCGGGATCGTGGCGGCACGCCGTGGTGAGGCGGCCGGGGAGCTGATGGAGCTGCACGGCGTGCCTTACCGGGACCTCCTGAACCCGGGGACACGGGTCGTGACGTCGGGGCTGGGCGGCGTTTTCCCGCGCGGCATCCCGCTCGGCACGGTACAGGGGAAGCTTTCGGAGTCGGCGGGGTGGGAGCGCACCTACCTGCTCCGGCCCGCGGTCCACCCCGCCGAAGCCAGTCATGTGATGTTGCTCGCGCCGGCGCGCTCCGCGGACACGCTGACGGCGGCGTACGCGGCACCCGGCGCGCAGCCCGAGAGAGCCGCGCCGCTTCCCGTGCCTGCCGCTCCGCCGCGCCGGAGGCTGCGTCCGTGAGAAGCCGCGCGGCCGCCGCCCGCTTCTGGGCCGTGCTGGTCGGCCTCCTGGTCGCGCACTTCACGCTGCGGCCGCGCCTCG
The sequence above is a segment of the Gemmatimonadales bacterium genome. Coding sequences within it:
- the mreC gene encoding rod shape-determining protein MreC, producing the protein MAFRADRYGTRADTAVFLACLLLSLTALALPEGLRAPVAGALRRTVLLPLLTLQHRAVESAEGRRRLTSLRAERDSLALASTFLPGLRSENDRLRGLLGLGARLGYGFVTAEVLHQSGITDGLTLVLSAGREEGVEALSPVVTAEGLVGMVRAVDAHTSVALAWTHPDFRASAMVEGQRIFGIVAARRGEAAGELMELHGVPYRDLLNPGTRVVTSGLGGVFPRGIPLGTVQGKLSESAGWERTYLLRPAVHPAEASHVMLLAPARSADTLTAAYAAPGAQPERAAPLPVPAAPPRRRLRP